A window from Vespa velutina chromosome 13, iVesVel2.1, whole genome shotgun sequence encodes these proteins:
- the LOC124953932 gene encoding histone acetyltransferase KAT2A, with product MAAEEINCNTTITSSEDAKQSVTSTSQHAETNKEQNTVRPNEQTSRPNNLQRIQQRKQQMFNWPQLKKLLKLATYSACQVVDCKCTGWKNAQPLTKSSKNEVQQAVTNLFDPCKSCTHILKSHITHLPTQSDEEINKLLGMVIDADNIFMGIHREEDPDTKKVYYYLYKLLRKCILSMTKPTIEGPLGQPPFERPSIAKAVMNFVLYKFGHLSQREWQAMCDMAKMFLHCLNHWNFEAPSTRKATVNSDEAPAYKINYTRWLVFCYVPAFCDSLPHYDTPLVFGRTLLQAVFKPVCRQLMDKCHNERDKITPEKRVLVLTHFPKFLSMLEVEIYSDNSPIWDPEFKQVPPSHLQVNLEPKGSQGRRTGEFEKVTVVPNDKDNFTTINISPGIKKLHEKRPHSESRLDAKRRKNEESFEDLPDETVAEIVATINDPNYMCGPDAVFPPNVPRDETAKIEESRKIIEFHVVGNSLTQPVSKQTMLWLIGLHNVFSHQLPRMPKEYISQLVFDPKHKTLALIKDGRPIGGICFRMFPTQGFTEIVFCAVTSQEQVKGYGTHLMNMLKDYHIKNNILHFLTFADEFAIGYFKKQGFSKDIKLPRAMHQGYIKDYEGATLMHCELNAKIVYTEFTAVIRKQKEIIKKLIQQRQQEIQKVHPGLTCFKEGVRGIPVESIPGIRETGWKSYAQTRTRGVAKGTQGPEPMEACLDITDSLYNALKNVLNSVKNHSAAWPFLKPVDKNDVPDYYDHIKYPMDLKTMTDRLKARYYVTRRLFIADMTRIFTNCRLYNSPDTEYYRCANALEKYFQTRMKEIGLWDK from the exons ATGGCGGCGGAAGAGATAAATTGTAATACAACAATAACCTCTTCAGAAGACGCAAAACAATCTGTAACTAGTACATCACAACATGcagaaacaaataaagagCAAAACACTGTTAGGCCAAATGAACAGACAAGTCGTCCCAATAATTTACAAAGAATTCAACAAAGAAAGCAGCAAATGTTTAATTGGCCACAATTAAagaagttattaaaattagcTACTTATAGTGCCTGTCAGGTTGTAGACTGTAAATGTACTGGTTGGAAAAATGCGCAACCTTTAACGAAATCATCTAAAAATGAGGTACAACAAGCTGTTACTAATCTCTTTGACCCGTGCAAAAGTTGCACTCACATTTTGAAAAGTCATATTACTCATTTACCAACTCAGTCAgacgaagaaattaataaattattgggTATGGTGATTGATgctgataatatatttatgggCATACATAGAGAAGAAGACCCAGAtacaaaaaaagtatattattatttatataagctTCTAAGAAAATGCATACTATCTATGACAAAACCAACAATAGAAGGTCCTTTAGGTCAACCACCATTTGAAAGGCCCAGTATAGCAAAAGCAGTgatgaattttgttttatataaatttggtCACTTATCTCAAAGAGAATGGCAAGCTATGTGCGATATGGcaaaaatgtttttacattGCTTGAATCATTGGAATTTTGAAGCACCTAGTACTAGAAAAGCAACAGTCAATAGTGACGAAGCACCAgcttacaaaataaattatacacgATGGCTTGTCTTTTGTTATGTACCTGCATTTTGTGACTCTTTACCTCATTATGACACACCATTAGTATTTGGTAGAACTTTGTTACAAGCTGTCTTCAAACCAGTGTGTAGACAATTAATGGATAAATGTCACaatgaaagagacaaaataaCCCCTGAAAAAAGAGTTCTTGTCTTGACACATTTTCCAAA ATTTCTTTCTATGCTGGAAGTAGAAATTTATTCAGACAATTCTCCAATTTGGGATCCTGAATTCAAGCAAGTACCTCCTTCACATTTACAAGTTAATTTAGAGCCAAAAGGAAGTCAAGGAAGGAGAACAGGGGAATTTGAAAAAGTTACAGTTGTTCCAAATGACAAAGACAATTTTACAACAATAAACATAAGCCCAGGAATTAAAAAACTTCATGAAAAAAGACCACATTCTGAAAGTCGATTAGATgcaaaaagacgaaaaaacgaagaatctTTTGAAGATCTACCTGATGAAACTGTTGCAGAAATTGTTGCGACTATTAACGATCCTAATTACATGTGTGGACCCGATGCTGTATTTCCACCAAATGTACCACGAGACGAAACCgcgaaaatagaagaaagtagaaaaattattgaatttcatGTTGTAGGAAATAGTTTGACACAACCAGTTTCAAAACAAACAATGCTTTGGTTGATTGGTTTGCATAATGTTTTCAGCCATCAGTTACCCAGAATGCCAAAAGAATACATATCTCAATTAGTTTTTGATCC GAAACATAAAACTTTAGCTTTAATAAAAGATGGACGTCCTATTGGTGGTATTTGCTTCCGCATGTTTCCAACTCAAGGTTTTACAGAAATAGTATTTTGTGCAGTAACAAGTCAAGAACAAGTAAAAGGATATGGTACACATCTAATGAATATGCTTAAagattatcatataaaaaataatatattacattttctgACATTTGCGGATGAATTCGCTATTGGCTATTTTAAAAAACAAGGCTTTAGCAAAGACATAAAGTTACCACGTGCAATGCACCAAGGATATATTAAAGACTACGAAGGTGCTACGTTAATGCACTGTGAATTAAATGctaaaattgtatatacagAATTCACAGCGGTTataagaaaacagaaagagatcattaaaaaattaattcagcAAAGGCAACAAGAAATTCAAAAAGTTCATCCAGGTTTAACATGCTTTAAAGAAGGGGTAAGAGGTATACCAGTAGAATCTATTCCTGGAATACGTGAAACTGGATGGAAAAGTTATGCTCAAACTAGAACAAGGGGTGTAGCTAAAGGAACTCAAGGGCCAGAACCAATGGAAGCATGTTTAGACATTACAGATTCATTGTACAATGCACTCAAAAATGTACTAAATAGTGTGAAAAATCATAGTGCAGCTTGGCCGTTTTTAAAACCAgtagataaaaatgatgtaCCTGATTATTATGATCACATAAAATATCCAATGG ATCTTAAAACTATGACAGATCGTTTAAAAGCTAGATACTATGTAACTAGAAGATTATTTATAGCCGACATGACACGAATTTTTACAAACTGTCGCTTATACAATAGCCCTGACACCGAATATTATAGGTGTGCTAATGctctcgaaaaatattttcaaactagaatgaaagaaatcggACTCTGGGACAAATAA